In Thermanaerothrix sp., one DNA window encodes the following:
- a CDS encoding N-acetylneuraminate synthase family protein, translating into MGVINLGDRIRIGDGERCFVIAEVGANHNRSLSLAMELIDAAAEAGADAVKFQIYSAESLYSRRTPRHSGYSKDLFSLIKEIETPRDWLPHLAERCVHRGVVFFATPFDFQAVDELDQVSPIFKIASFEIVDIPLIRYCASKGKPMIISTGLATMEEIEDAYMACVAEGNRDVAFLQCASAYPASPAIMNLRSMDTIRRAFGTPTGLSDHTTGIHISVAAVAMGAQLIEKHFTMDRSMEGPDHPFAIEPPELREMVKQIRDVESAMGDGRKLGPSKEEMEFYEKARRSIHAAVDIPAGSRITQDMITVKRPGYGIRPKFMRLVLGREAKTDIAADQWITWEMI; encoded by the coding sequence ATGGGGGTCATAAACCTTGGGGATCGAATCAGGATAGGCGACGGGGAGAGGTGTTTTGTTATAGCTGAGGTGGGAGCCAACCACAACAGGTCCCTTTCCCTGGCCATGGAGCTTATAGACGCCGCCGCGGAGGCGGGGGCGGATGCGGTGAAGTTTCAGATATACAGCGCCGAGAGCCTGTACTCCAGAAGGACTCCCAGGCACTCGGGGTACTCTAAGGACCTTTTTAGCCTCATAAAGGAGATAGAGACCCCCCGGGATTGGCTGCCCCATTTGGCGGAGCGGTGTGTCCACCGGGGAGTGGTGTTCTTTGCCACGCCGTTTGATTTTCAGGCGGTGGACGAGCTGGATCAGGTGAGCCCTATCTTTAAGATAGCCTCCTTTGAGATAGTGGACATACCTTTGATTAGGTACTGTGCTTCCAAGGGTAAACCGATGATAATATCCACCGGCCTTGCCACCATGGAGGAGATAGAGGACGCCTACATGGCCTGCGTTGCGGAGGGAAACCGTGACGTGGCCTTTTTGCAGTGCGCATCGGCCTATCCCGCTTCCCCTGCCATAATGAACCTAAGGAGCATGGACACGATCCGAAGGGCCTTTGGCACCCCCACGGGGCTGTCGGATCATACCACTGGGATACACATAAGCGTTGCCGCCGTGGCCATGGGGGCCCAGCTGATAGAGAAACACTTTACCATGGACCGCAGCATGGAAGGCCCCGATCACCCCTTCGCCATAGAGCCCCCGGAGCTAAGGGAGATGGTTAAGCAGATAAGGGATGTGGAGTCCGCCATGGGGGACGGGCGGAAGCTTGGTCCATCCAAGGAGGAGATGGAGTTTTATGAGAAGGCCCGCCGGAGCATCCACGCCGCGGTGGACATTCCTGCTGGAAGCCGCATAACCCAGGACATGATCACCGTTAAGCGCCCCGGCTACGGCATAAGGCCCAAGTTCATGCGTCTGGTGCTGGGCAGGGAGGCAAAGACCGACATAGCGGCGGATCAGTGGATAACCTGGGAGATGATCTAA
- the pseH gene encoding UDP-4-amino-4,6-dideoxy-N-acetyl-beta-L-altrosamine N-acetyltransferase: MIRYVDILEVQPQVSMRVLEWRNSHRVRKSMLNDSIITEAEHLRWLSSLASSPKRQMVRVAFMGEEPFGIITLKDIDRTSLRSDWGMYIGDENFLNRGLSKHMLYSLMEWGFEEEGLHRLFTSVLGSNVGAVSLYLRFGFHVEGRFERHLLRDQAWEDLYWIAIFKDRWFEIKDGLRKVAEEGLS, encoded by the coding sequence ATGATCCGGTACGTTGACATACTGGAAGTGCAGCCCCAGGTGTCCATGAGGGTGTTGGAGTGGAGAAACAGCCACCGGGTGAGGAAGAGCATGCTCAACGACTCCATCATAACGGAGGCGGAGCATCTGCGCTGGTTGAGCTCCCTGGCCTCTTCCCCCAAGAGGCAGATGGTGCGGGTTGCCTTTATGGGGGAGGAACCATTTGGGATCATAACCCTAAAGGACATCGACAGGACGTCCCTTAGGAGCGACTGGGGGATGTACATAGGTGACGAGAATTTCTTAAATAGAGGATTGTCAAAGCACATGCTGTACAGCCTTATGGAGTGGGGCTTTGAGGAGGAGGGGTTGCATAGGCTTTTTACCTCCGTTTTGGGTTCCAACGTGGGGGCTGTATCGCTGTATCTCAGATTCGGCTTTCATGTTGAGGGTCGTTTCGAGAGGCACCTTTTGAGGGATCAGGCTTGGGAGGACCTTTATTGGATTGCCATCTTCAAGGACCGCTGGTTTGAGATCAAGGATGGCCTTAGGAAGGTGGCGGAAGAGGGGTTGTCTTGA
- a CDS encoding SEC-C metal-binding domain-containing protein, with the protein MGRNDPCPCGSGRKYKHCCGKGE; encoded by the coding sequence GTGGGGAGGAACGACCCGTGTCCCTGCGGGAGCGGGCGTAAGTATAAGCACTGCTGCGGCAAGGGGGAGTAG
- the argS gene encoding arginine--tRNA ligase — protein sequence MEEIKLSLEERIRSIIGEMSREKGVEIPEKAKIYLERPKREGQGDWACSAALQLGKVFGLSPRDLAQQVADRLAGDSLVRSVEVAGPGFINITLSQDWMGDLIKKVLQAGPDYGRVSDGGGKKVQVEFVSANPTGPLHMGHGRGAAVGDITSSILSYAGWQVEREYYINDAGLQMELLGRSARSRYFELLGRPDEAPFPEDGYHGDYIMDIANEILEERGTSLADMPEEEAVPVFTDLAYEKVLRWIKRDLEDFGLKFDVWFSERSLYVGDQVERTIEALKARGYAYDADGAVWFKSTAFGDEKDRVLIRSNGAPTYFMSDVVYHKNKYDRGFDLVIDVWGADHHGYIPRMKSAVAAMGRDPEDLQVLLIQFVTLLRDGEPVSMSKRAGAFVTLRDVMDEVGVDATRFFFVMRRCDSHLDFDLELAKRASSDNPVYYIQSVSYTH from the coding sequence ATGGAGGAGATAAAGCTTTCGTTGGAGGAGAGGATACGGTCCATAATCGGTGAGATGTCCCGGGAGAAGGGCGTGGAGATCCCCGAGAAGGCCAAGATATACCTTGAGCGTCCCAAGAGGGAGGGACAGGGGGATTGGGCGTGCAGCGCCGCCCTGCAGCTTGGCAAGGTTTTCGGGCTGTCCCCCCGGGATTTGGCCCAACAGGTGGCGGACAGGCTTGCCGGCGATTCCCTGGTGAGGTCCGTTGAGGTGGCGGGGCCTGGGTTCATCAACATAACCCTGTCTCAGGACTGGATGGGGGATCTTATAAAGAAGGTGCTGCAGGCGGGCCCTGACTACGGCCGGGTATCCGACGGCGGCGGCAAGAAGGTTCAGGTTGAGTTCGTGAGCGCCAACCCCACCGGTCCTTTGCACATGGGGCACGGCAGGGGGGCTGCGGTGGGCGACATAACCTCATCGATACTTTCCTATGCCGGTTGGCAGGTTGAGCGGGAGTATTACATAAACGACGCGGGGCTCCAGATGGAGCTTTTGGGGCGTTCCGCCAGGAGCCGTTACTTTGAGCTTTTGGGCAGGCCCGATGAGGCGCCCTTCCCGGAGGATGGGTATCATGGGGACTACATAATGGACATAGCCAACGAGATCCTTGAGGAGCGGGGCACCTCTTTGGCGGACATGCCGGAGGAGGAAGCGGTGCCGGTTTTTACCGACTTGGCTTACGAGAAGGTGCTTCGCTGGATAAAGCGCGACCTTGAGGACTTCGGCCTTAAGTTCGACGTGTGGTTCTCCGAGAGGAGTTTGTACGTGGGGGATCAGGTTGAGCGCACCATAGAGGCCCTTAAGGCTAGGGGGTACGCCTACGATGCGGACGGGGCGGTGTGGTTTAAGTCCACCGCCTTCGGCGACGAGAAGGACCGGGTGCTCATAAGGTCCAACGGGGCTCCCACTTACTTCATGTCCGACGTGGTGTACCACAAGAACAAGTATGACCGCGGCTTCGACCTGGTGATAGACGTTTGGGGGGCGGATCATCACGGCTACATCCCCAGGATGAAGTCCGCCGTTGCCGCCATGGGGCGGGATCCCGAGGACCTGCAGGTGCTTCTGATTCAGTTCGTGACCCTTTTGAGGGACGGGGAGCCGGTGTCCATGTCCAAGCGGGCCGGGGCCTTTGTCACCCTGAGGGATGTTATGGACGAGGTGGGGGTTGACGCCACCCGGTTCTTCTTCGTGATGCGCCGCTGTGACAGCCATCTGGACTTTGACCTGGAGCTTGCCAAGAGGGCGTCTTCGGACAACCCGGTCTACTACATTCAGTCTGTCTCTTATACACATC